Proteins encoded by one window of Salvia splendens isolate huo1 chromosome 7, SspV2, whole genome shotgun sequence:
- the LOC121741476 gene encoding protein IQ-DOMAIN 25-like → MGKAAKWFRGLLGLKPSDSTHRHPPKKWNFTARHKNVPDQDAEASKHAIAVAVAAAHAAAAVVQLNTSGRNISAARREELAAVAIQSHFRAYLSRRALRALKALVKLQALVRGHLVRRQTAYAMHRLQALVRAQVRARAVRALMSESSHFNYPGPVTPEKFEHATRSRSVKHDQTMMLKRNGSRSSGTPHHHDPEKPHASRVLLMDSRRLWEQGDDRSDKILEVDTGNLHHVNSKRRTLFYSSHLSLGSDQNCPSYTTSKDSTARQSVRSMSSGEVQSLSPFKFAEEDPDESAFCTADNSPAFYSASSRSKRGGPFTPTKSDGTRSCLSGYSDHPNYMSYTESSKAKVRSLSAPRQRPNYERSSSTKRYSVHGYGDSRPAQRVSTLHANFTSKAYPGSGRLDRSGMPVRGDFDGFSSGGGNWQRF, encoded by the exons ATGGGCAAGGCCGCCAAATGGTTCAGAGGCCTCCTCGGCCTGAAGCCCTCCGACTCCACCCACCGCCACCCGCCTAAGAAATGGAACTTCACCGCCCGCCACAAGAACGTCCCCGACCAAGACGCTGAGGCCAGCAAGCACGCCATCGCAGTGGCTGTCGCCGCCGCTCACGCTGCCGCCGCGGTTGTCCAGCTCAATACCAGCGGCAGGAATATCTCCGCCGCGCGCCGCGAGGAGTTGGCTGCCGTCGCGATTCAGTCTCACTTCCGCGCCTATCTG TCGAGAAGAGCTCTACGGGCGCTCAAGGCGTTGGTGAAGCTGCAAGCGCTGGTGAGGGGTCACCTCGTGAGGCGGCAAACTGCGTATGCTATGCACCGGTTGCAGGCGCTTGTCCGAGCACAAGTGCGAGCTCGGGCTGTTCGGGCTCTGATGTCGGAATCCTCTCACTTCAATTATCCG GGGCCGGTAACACCTGAGAAATTCGAGCATGCTACTCGGTCTAGGAGCGTGAAGCATGACCAAACTATGATGCTAAAG AGGAATGGTTCGAGGTCAAGCGGAACTCCCCACCACCACGATCCTGAGAAGCCACATGCTAGCCGTGTGTTGTTGATGGACAGCAGAAGGTTGTGGGAGCAAGGCGATGATAGAAGCGACAAGATTCTTGAAGTGGACACCGGTAATCTACATCATGTCAATTCCAAGCGTAGGACCCTCTTCTACTCGTCTCATCTTAGCCTAGGCTCCGATCAGAACTGTCCGAGCTACACCACATCCAAGGACTCCACAGCCCGACAGTCAGTACGGAGCATGTCATCAGGCGAAGTTCAGTCCCTGAGCCCCTTCAAGTTTGCAGAGGAGGACCCAGACGAGAGTGCCTTCTGCACTGCTGACAACAGCCCGGCATTCTATTCAGCATCATCGAGGTCCAAAAGAGGAGGCCCCTTTACCCCTACCAAGAGTGATGGTACGAGAAGCTGCCTGAGCGGTTACTCTGATCATCCAAACTACATGTCCTACACAGAATCATCAAAAGCTAAGGTGAGATCGCTCAGTGCTCCGAGGCAGAGACCTAACTATGAGAGATCGAGCTCTACCAAGAGGTATTCGGTTCACGGGTATGGCGATTCAAGGCCTGCTCAGAGAGTATCTACGTTGCACGCCAACTTCACCAGCAAGGCTTACCCTGGATCCGGACGCCTAGATAGGTCCGGGATGCCTGTTAGAGGCGACTTCGATGGTTTCAGCAGTGGTGGTGGTAACTGGCAGAGATTTTGA
- the LOC121741475 gene encoding acyltransferase-like protein At1g54570, chloroplastic isoform X1 translates to MVFFLGLRVFDVRCMHIPVQDRTPFAELVVWVEETLRAEHSSCPNKPIYLVGDSFGGCLALAVAARNPDIDLVVILANPATSFGRAQLQPFLPLLEALPNELHSAFPYFLSFVMGDPVKMAAVNIDTAGTPNQYFEQLANNLRAMLPRLSGLADIIPKETLLWRLKQLKTGAAYANSRLHAVKAEVLVLASGKDGMLPSRDEAWRLLKSLKNCNIRYFKDNGHTILLEDGINLLTIIKATNMYRRSRNHDYVMDFLPPSKSEFKLAIEGNGLLQNFGGPVFLSTMKDGKIVRGLDGVPEEGPVLLVGYHMLMGLELSPLVQQFLHEKKILVRGIAHPTLFSDVIESENKEFPFYDYTKLFGALPVSASNLFKLFKTKSHVLLYPGGAREALHKRGEEYKLFWPDQPEFVRMAARFEATIVPFGVIGEDDLAQLVLDYNDMMKIPYLGDLIRSENEKAQEFNFRAGVSGEVANQDLYVPGIVPKIPGRLYYLFGKPIQMKGRKETLKDREKARELYLSIKSEVEASMSYLLKKREQDPYRNIIDRAMYRAFRAPMDQVPTFEP, encoded by the exons ATGGTTTTTTTCCTTGGTCTCAGGGTCTTTGATGTTCGGTGTATGCATATCCCAGTGCAAGATCGAACCCCATTTGCAG AGTTGGTAGTGTGGGTTGAAGAAACTTTGAGAGCCGAGCACTCTTCATGTCCTAATAAGCCCATCTATCTGGTGGGAGATTCCTTCGGTGGATGCTTGGCTCTTGCAGTTGCAGCACGGAATCCTGATATTGACCTTGTAGTGATACTAGCTAATCCAG CAACTTCATTTGGAAGGGCTCAGCTGCAGCCTTTTCTACCTTTGTTGGAAGCATTGCCTAATGAACTTCATAGTGcttttccttattttttaaGCTTTGTTATGG GTGATCCAGTAAAGATGGCCGCGGTGAATATTGATACAGCGGGCACTCCTAACCAATATTTTGAACAGTTAGCGAACAACCTTCGTGCTATGCTGCCACGTCTTTCT GGCTTGGCTGATATCATACCAAAAGAAACCCTGCTTTGGAGACTGAAGCAGTTGAAAACGGGTGCTGCTTATGCTAATTCTCGTCTTCATGCCGTTAAAGCTGAAGTACTTGTTCTTGCTAG TGGCAAGGATGGCATGCTTCCCAGTAGAGATGAAGCTTGGAGGCTCTTAAAATCACTGAAAAATTGCAATATAAGATACTTCAAAGACAATGGGCATACCATATTATTG GAGGATGGTATTAATCTATTGACCATTATCAAAGCTACTAACATGTACCGTCGGTCCAGAAACCATGATTATGTGATGGATTTCTTACCTCCTAGTAAATCCGAGTTCAAGCTAGCAATCGAGGGAAATGG ACTCCTTCAGAATTTTGGAGGTCCAGTGTTCTTGTCTACTATGAAAGATGGGAAGATCGTGAGAGGCCTAGATGGAGTTCCCGAGGAAGGTCCAGTCTTGTTAGTTGGTTATCACATGCTTATGGGTTTAGAACTCTCCCCATTAGTCCAACAATTTCTGCACGAGAAGAAGATCTTGGTTCGTGGTATAGCACATCCAACTTTATTTTCAGATGTTATTGAAAGTGAAAATAAGGAGTTTCCGTTTTACGACTATACAAAATTATTCGGCGCACTACCTGTCAGCGCAAGCAATCTCTTCAAGCTGTTTAAAACAAAATCTCATGTGTTGTTGTACCCTGGTGGCGCTCGAGAGGCTCTCCACAAGAGG GGTGAAGAGTATAAATTATTCTGGCCAGATCAGCCGGAATTTGTGAGGATGGCTGCAAGATTTGAAGCCACTATCGTACCTTTTGGAGTTATCGGAGAGGATGACCTAGCTCAG TTAGTCCTGGACTATAATGACATGATGAAAATCCCATATTTGGGTGATCTAATAAGAAGCGAAAACGAAAAGGCACAAGAATTTAATTTCAG GGCTGGGGTGAGTGGTGAGGTTGCGAATCAGGATCTGTATGTTCCCGGAATCGTACCAAAGATTCCTGGGCGGCTGTACTACCTATTTGGGAAGCCGATTCAAATGAAGGGGAGGAAGGAGACGTTGAAGGACAGAGAAAAAGCGCGAGAGCTCTATCTGTCAATCAAGTCTGAAGTAGAGGCAAGCATGTCGTACCTGCTCAAGAAGAGAGAGCAGGATCCGTACAGGAATATCATTGATAGAGCCATGTACCGAGCTTTTCGTGCTCCCATGGATCAGGTCCCAACTTTTGAACCATAG
- the LOC121810657 gene encoding uncharacterized protein LOC121810657, whose amino-acid sequence MASTMNSFSLSPPHFASNFERIAQSRYSIRCLSVKVNGAVKEERGKVDLASVIEGKGSEKEVKLEALWDDGYGTETVQDYLDYAGDIIKPDGGPVRWFTPISCEPHLRGSPLLLFLPGIDGLGLGLRAPATRCRRRSYAVPEERFRGGTRCSVRSVAIPCRHRSHAVIGVSNLYASIPSNRVYLYWKSEYKSICGSSMYLVPLVCSL is encoded by the exons ATGGCTTCAACTATGAATAGTTTTTCGCTGTCACCGCCTCATTTTGCTTCTAATTTCGAGAGAATTGCTCAATCTAGATATTCAATTAGGTGTTTATCTGTGAAAGTTAATGGTGCAGTGAAGGAGGAGAGGGGGAAGGTTGATTTGGCCAGTGTGATTGAGGGGAAGGGGAGCGAGAAGGAGGTAAAGTTGGAAGCTTTGTGGGATGATGGATATGGGACTGAAACTGTGCAAGATTACCTTGATTATGCCGGAGATATAATCAAGCCGGACGGTGGGCCGGTGCGGTGGTTCACCCCAATCTCTTGTGAGCCCCATTTGAGAGGCTCACCTCTGTTACTTTTCTTGCCTG GAATAGATGGTCTCGGACTCGgccttagagcacccgcaacgcggtgccgtcgccgttcctatgccgttccggaggaacggtttcgcggcggcacgcgttgcagcgtgcgttccgtcgccattccgtgccgccaccgttcccatgccgt AATTGGTGTTAGTAATTTATATGCTTCTATTCCAAGCAACAGAGTCTATCTTTATTGGAAATCAGAATATAAAAGCATATGTGGTAGCAGTATGTATCTTGTTCCATTAGTTTGTTCATTATAA
- the LOC121741475 gene encoding acyltransferase-like protein At1g54570, chloroplastic isoform X3, producing the protein MVFFLGLRVFDVRCMHIPVQDRTPFAELVVWVEETLRAEHSSCPNKPIYLVGDSFGGCLALAVAARNPDIDLVVILANPATSFGRAQLQPFLPLLEALPNELHSAFPYFLSFVMGDPVKMAAVNIDTAGTPNQYFEQLANNLRAMLPRLSEDGINLLTIIKATNMYRRSRNHDYVMDFLPPSKSEFKLAIEGNGLLQNFGGPVFLSTMKDGKIVRGLDGVPEEGPVLLVGYHMLMGLELSPLVQQFLHEKKILVRGIAHPTLFSDVIESENKEFPFYDYTKLFGALPVSASNLFKLFKTKSHVLLYPGGAREALHKRGEEYKLFWPDQPEFVRMAARFEATIVPFGVIGEDDLAQLVLDYNDMMKIPYLGDLIRSENEKAQEFNFRAGVSGEVANQDLYVPGIVPKIPGRLYYLFGKPIQMKGRKETLKDREKARELYLSIKSEVEASMSYLLKKREQDPYRNIIDRAMYRAFRAPMDQVPTFEP; encoded by the exons ATGGTTTTTTTCCTTGGTCTCAGGGTCTTTGATGTTCGGTGTATGCATATCCCAGTGCAAGATCGAACCCCATTTGCAG AGTTGGTAGTGTGGGTTGAAGAAACTTTGAGAGCCGAGCACTCTTCATGTCCTAATAAGCCCATCTATCTGGTGGGAGATTCCTTCGGTGGATGCTTGGCTCTTGCAGTTGCAGCACGGAATCCTGATATTGACCTTGTAGTGATACTAGCTAATCCAG CAACTTCATTTGGAAGGGCTCAGCTGCAGCCTTTTCTACCTTTGTTGGAAGCATTGCCTAATGAACTTCATAGTGcttttccttattttttaaGCTTTGTTATGG GTGATCCAGTAAAGATGGCCGCGGTGAATATTGATACAGCGGGCACTCCTAACCAATATTTTGAACAGTTAGCGAACAACCTTCGTGCTATGCTGCCACGTCTTTCT GAGGATGGTATTAATCTATTGACCATTATCAAAGCTACTAACATGTACCGTCGGTCCAGAAACCATGATTATGTGATGGATTTCTTACCTCCTAGTAAATCCGAGTTCAAGCTAGCAATCGAGGGAAATGG ACTCCTTCAGAATTTTGGAGGTCCAGTGTTCTTGTCTACTATGAAAGATGGGAAGATCGTGAGAGGCCTAGATGGAGTTCCCGAGGAAGGTCCAGTCTTGTTAGTTGGTTATCACATGCTTATGGGTTTAGAACTCTCCCCATTAGTCCAACAATTTCTGCACGAGAAGAAGATCTTGGTTCGTGGTATAGCACATCCAACTTTATTTTCAGATGTTATTGAAAGTGAAAATAAGGAGTTTCCGTTTTACGACTATACAAAATTATTCGGCGCACTACCTGTCAGCGCAAGCAATCTCTTCAAGCTGTTTAAAACAAAATCTCATGTGTTGTTGTACCCTGGTGGCGCTCGAGAGGCTCTCCACAAGAGG GGTGAAGAGTATAAATTATTCTGGCCAGATCAGCCGGAATTTGTGAGGATGGCTGCAAGATTTGAAGCCACTATCGTACCTTTTGGAGTTATCGGAGAGGATGACCTAGCTCAG TTAGTCCTGGACTATAATGACATGATGAAAATCCCATATTTGGGTGATCTAATAAGAAGCGAAAACGAAAAGGCACAAGAATTTAATTTCAG GGCTGGGGTGAGTGGTGAGGTTGCGAATCAGGATCTGTATGTTCCCGGAATCGTACCAAAGATTCCTGGGCGGCTGTACTACCTATTTGGGAAGCCGATTCAAATGAAGGGGAGGAAGGAGACGTTGAAGGACAGAGAAAAAGCGCGAGAGCTCTATCTGTCAATCAAGTCTGAAGTAGAGGCAAGCATGTCGTACCTGCTCAAGAAGAGAGAGCAGGATCCGTACAGGAATATCATTGATAGAGCCATGTACCGAGCTTTTCGTGCTCCCATGGATCAGGTCCCAACTTTTGAACCATAG
- the LOC121741475 gene encoding acyltransferase-like protein At1g54570, chloroplastic isoform X2 translates to MHIPVQDRTPFAELVVWVEETLRAEHSSCPNKPIYLVGDSFGGCLALAVAARNPDIDLVVILANPATSFGRAQLQPFLPLLEALPNELHSAFPYFLSFVMGDPVKMAAVNIDTAGTPNQYFEQLANNLRAMLPRLSGLADIIPKETLLWRLKQLKTGAAYANSRLHAVKAEVLVLASGKDGMLPSRDEAWRLLKSLKNCNIRYFKDNGHTILLEDGINLLTIIKATNMYRRSRNHDYVMDFLPPSKSEFKLAIEGNGLLQNFGGPVFLSTMKDGKIVRGLDGVPEEGPVLLVGYHMLMGLELSPLVQQFLHEKKILVRGIAHPTLFSDVIESENKEFPFYDYTKLFGALPVSASNLFKLFKTKSHVLLYPGGAREALHKRGEEYKLFWPDQPEFVRMAARFEATIVPFGVIGEDDLAQLVLDYNDMMKIPYLGDLIRSENEKAQEFNFRAGVSGEVANQDLYVPGIVPKIPGRLYYLFGKPIQMKGRKETLKDREKARELYLSIKSEVEASMSYLLKKREQDPYRNIIDRAMYRAFRAPMDQVPTFEP, encoded by the exons ATGCATATCCCAGTGCAAGATCGAACCCCATTTGCAG AGTTGGTAGTGTGGGTTGAAGAAACTTTGAGAGCCGAGCACTCTTCATGTCCTAATAAGCCCATCTATCTGGTGGGAGATTCCTTCGGTGGATGCTTGGCTCTTGCAGTTGCAGCACGGAATCCTGATATTGACCTTGTAGTGATACTAGCTAATCCAG CAACTTCATTTGGAAGGGCTCAGCTGCAGCCTTTTCTACCTTTGTTGGAAGCATTGCCTAATGAACTTCATAGTGcttttccttattttttaaGCTTTGTTATGG GTGATCCAGTAAAGATGGCCGCGGTGAATATTGATACAGCGGGCACTCCTAACCAATATTTTGAACAGTTAGCGAACAACCTTCGTGCTATGCTGCCACGTCTTTCT GGCTTGGCTGATATCATACCAAAAGAAACCCTGCTTTGGAGACTGAAGCAGTTGAAAACGGGTGCTGCTTATGCTAATTCTCGTCTTCATGCCGTTAAAGCTGAAGTACTTGTTCTTGCTAG TGGCAAGGATGGCATGCTTCCCAGTAGAGATGAAGCTTGGAGGCTCTTAAAATCACTGAAAAATTGCAATATAAGATACTTCAAAGACAATGGGCATACCATATTATTG GAGGATGGTATTAATCTATTGACCATTATCAAAGCTACTAACATGTACCGTCGGTCCAGAAACCATGATTATGTGATGGATTTCTTACCTCCTAGTAAATCCGAGTTCAAGCTAGCAATCGAGGGAAATGG ACTCCTTCAGAATTTTGGAGGTCCAGTGTTCTTGTCTACTATGAAAGATGGGAAGATCGTGAGAGGCCTAGATGGAGTTCCCGAGGAAGGTCCAGTCTTGTTAGTTGGTTATCACATGCTTATGGGTTTAGAACTCTCCCCATTAGTCCAACAATTTCTGCACGAGAAGAAGATCTTGGTTCGTGGTATAGCACATCCAACTTTATTTTCAGATGTTATTGAAAGTGAAAATAAGGAGTTTCCGTTTTACGACTATACAAAATTATTCGGCGCACTACCTGTCAGCGCAAGCAATCTCTTCAAGCTGTTTAAAACAAAATCTCATGTGTTGTTGTACCCTGGTGGCGCTCGAGAGGCTCTCCACAAGAGG GGTGAAGAGTATAAATTATTCTGGCCAGATCAGCCGGAATTTGTGAGGATGGCTGCAAGATTTGAAGCCACTATCGTACCTTTTGGAGTTATCGGAGAGGATGACCTAGCTCAG TTAGTCCTGGACTATAATGACATGATGAAAATCCCATATTTGGGTGATCTAATAAGAAGCGAAAACGAAAAGGCACAAGAATTTAATTTCAG GGCTGGGGTGAGTGGTGAGGTTGCGAATCAGGATCTGTATGTTCCCGGAATCGTACCAAAGATTCCTGGGCGGCTGTACTACCTATTTGGGAAGCCGATTCAAATGAAGGGGAGGAAGGAGACGTTGAAGGACAGAGAAAAAGCGCGAGAGCTCTATCTGTCAATCAAGTCTGAAGTAGAGGCAAGCATGTCGTACCTGCTCAAGAAGAGAGAGCAGGATCCGTACAGGAATATCATTGATAGAGCCATGTACCGAGCTTTTCGTGCTCCCATGGATCAGGTCCCAACTTTTGAACCATAG